The DNA segment TGATTGCCGTCAGGTAGTGCTGGCGACCGGCGCTGGCCGGTGGCGGCATGATGGCATCCCAATTCATGTTGATGATGCGGTCCACGCCGCCCACCAGGAACGCCTGCACCGAGCGGTTGTATTCAGTGACGATAATCGTGCTGTTCGGGCCCGGCACCAGCGGCCGCATGCCGATCGCTTGCGACAGGTCAATAACCGGCAGGGTCTGGCCGCGCAGGTTGACCACGCCACAGACGAACGAATGGCGTTGTGGCATGAGCGTCAGCTTGGGCAGTTGCAGCACTTCCTGAACCTTGAAGACGTTGATCGCAAACAACTGGCGGCCCGCCAGCCGGAACATGAGGATTTCCAGGCGGTTCTCGCCCACCAACTGGGTACGCTGATCCACTGTGTCGAGAATGCCAGCCATGTAGAACTCCTGAAGCGTTAATGACGATACGTCTGCCCGGTGTATCGGCCGAAGCCGCTCAGACCTTAGCCTGTGCACCCGGGCTTTATCGCGAAATGGCAACCCACTGACTCCACCCGACACCTGATCAGACAACCGCCGGCGATCATTGATATCATATTAGCATCATGCTTTACTGGCTTTACCTTGCCAACTGCCTTGACGATATATATGTCGTTACGGGTCAGATCTTTTTTCAAGTATCAAAGAATTTGATGCTAGGGGTAACCCTGAGTCCAACTCAGGGCAAACCTGATATTCGCCTTATTCAATAGATATTATTGTGACACCATTCTCAATACATGAATGGAGTCAGGCTGTTGTTGTGCGTGCAGGCTCAAGCCCTGCCCCATGCGCGGCCGCCAAGGGGCAATGAAGCAAGCCTGCGCATCAGGGATCAAGTCGACGGCTGAGATTTTCGGCACTGGCTGGCTAATGCGTGCCGATAGACATCATATAGCCACCATCGAACAATATTCAGAATCCCCCTACAGACTTTCAGCTGAAATAGACATTAACTGTCTGGCATTCCCCGCGAGCGCTCTGTCTACGCGATCGATGAAGTACGGAGACCCAGAATGCTGAACAGTAATCAATGGCAGCAGCGACATGACCAGGTGCTGGATGAATGCCTGAGGTTGCTGGACCGCTCCGAAGACTGCCTGGCGCATCTGGAGATGATCGCCAACGACAAGGACGCTATCAAAGGCCTGCAAAGCACCTTGCGCTCACTCACCGAGAAAGCCGTCGGCGCAGCACTGCACAGTACCGCCAGCTTTGCTGGCCAGTTGCAGCAACAACTCGAAGGCCTGGGTGATGACATGCTGCAGCACGAAGCCCTGCGCACACTCAGAGACTGCCTGGGCCTGCTGGCCTGGCAACTGGAACTGATTGACCCGCAGACCGGCGAGCTGGGCATGGACGACAGCGAACAACACGAACTGCTCAACCGTCTTGCCGACCAGACCCGCGCAGCACCCAGGGCCGGTTGTTGATGCGGGGCAGACAAAAATATCCACACGCAACAAATAAGCCTTACGCTATCAATCAGCACAAACGCATTGCCGATGGTTTCGATATCAGGCATATCTTCGTTCATCAATACGGTTAAGTATTGCATTGCGATAACGGTTTGCTTGTCTGTAGCGCACCCATTGGGTCGCTGTCGCCGTGGACCACCAGCCAAGACTTTTCAATGATCGCCTTAATACCCCTGCGCAACTTGATCTCTCGCTTGTGCCCTATGGGCAACCGTTATGCCCTGGTGCTGACAGCCACACTCGGGACGCTCGCCACCCTCGCCAACACACTGGTTTATTGGCATACGCAGACACTGCCCGGCGCGTTGTTGCTGTTCAATCTGCTGACCTTGATCCTGCTCTGGCTGCCACAGCTGGGCGCACGCCAGGACGTTTGCCTGACCCCTGTTGAACTGGCCGAACACATGTTGCAGGTGCAAAAGACCGAGCGCCAACGACTCAGCCGCGAACTGCACGACGATATCGGCCAGATGCTCACTGCCGCCCGCCTGCAGCTCGACTGGTTGCAACGGCGCCTGCCGGACGATTGTCACGAACAGGGACGATTGCTCAACAACACACTGCAAGAGACGCTGGACAAGATCCGCGACCTGTCGAGCATCCTCAATCCGCGCCAGCTCTCAAGTCTGGGGCTGGAAGCGAGCCTGCGCTCGCATCTGGTACGCACCCTGGCCGACAGCGAGGTACGCTGGACCTTCGACTGCCCGCAACCGCTCAATGGCATTGCAGAAGAGATCGCCGTTGCCGCCTTCCGGATTACCCAGGAAGCGGTAACCAACATGCTGCGCCATGCTCAGGCACGCAACCTGGTGGTGCGCCTGCAACGTCTGCCCCACGGCTTGTCGCTGTTCATTCAGGACGATGGCCAGGGTTTCGAGCCAGCCTTGAGCCCCGCCCAGGAAAACCAGCGCGGTATCGCCGGCATGAGCGAACGGGCGTGCCTGCTCGGCGGCGCCTGGTCGCTGCACAGCGAACCAGGCGTCGGCACTCGTATTGAAGCCGTTTTCCCGTGGGCCCCACGCAACCAGCAACGGGCCCGCCCGCACAAGACCTGATCATGACCTGCACACTCTTACTGATCGACGACCACTCCCTGATCCGTGCCGGCATCCGCGCCATGGTTGCCGACATTCCCGGCTTCAGCGTGATCGGCGAAGCCGCTGACGGTGACCACCTGCCCGAACTGGCCCTGAGCCTGGACCCGGATATCGTCCTGCTGGACATCTCGATGAAGCAGACCAGTGGCCTGGATGCCCTGCAACAGCTATTGCGGGCAAGACCGCACAGCAAAGTGCTGATCATCTCGATGCATACCGAACCGGCACTGATCATGCGCGCCTTGCAGACCGGCGCCCACGGCTACCTGCTCAAAGACACCACCGCAACCGAGCTGCAGCACGCGCTCCTGGCGCTGGCAGCGGGCGAGCGCTATCTCAGCCCGGCGATTGCCCACACCGTCATCAATCAGGCGTTGCTCGGGACGCCGAGCCTGCCTCTGAACACCCAGGACAGCCTCAACCTGACGGCCCGGCAACTGGAAATCCTGCGCCTGATCGTGCGCGGCAAATCCACCCGGGAAATTGCCTCGGGCCTGGGCCTGTCGGTCAAAACCGTCGAGACCCACCGCGCGCAAATCATGAAGCGCTTGCAGATCTACGACATCGCAGGCCTGGTGCTGTACTGCGTACGCGAACGAATCATCAGTCTGGACGACTGAGCCACGGCGTCTCACTGTCGCCCAACAGCGCCGAACCGGCTGGCAAATGCACCATCAAGGCAGCATGACGCGCCTCGAAACGCAGGTGCTGGCAGTTGAGGGGTTCGCCATCGAGGTTGATATCCAGCCCGTGGACTGACTTGAGCTCGATCCAGGGCAGGCGGGCCCGGACGAACATGTTCTCGATACCCAAGCCGCCGGCCAGCAAACCTTTCAGGGTGCCGACCAGTTCCTGTGGGGCCGGCAGGATACTGATGTCCAGCAAGCCATCGTCGGCCAGCGCATTGGGGCATAACACATGACCGCCGCCGGCCTGTCGACCGTTACCGATGCCCAATGCCAGCAAGTCTCCGGCCCAGTGAAAGTCTGGACCGCTCAGTTCGCCATAGGCCGCATGCAGCTCACTGAAACGGGTCAGCCCAGTAAACAGGTATGCAGCGCCGCCGAGCACCTTTTTCAGGTCTTCGGAGGTATTGGCCGTCACCTGGCTGCCAAAGCCGCCGGTGGCCATGTTCAGAAACAGTCGCCCATCGACCTCGCCCAGATCGACGGCGCGCGCCGGAACGTCCAGCAGATCAAGTGCTGCATCGACCTCAAGCGGTACACCAGCGGCGTGGGCAAAATCGTTGGCAGTGCCCAGCGGCAGAATCACCAGGCTCACAGGCTGATCAGCCGTACGACTGAGCGCCAGCGCTTCGGCGATATCGCGCAGGGTGCCGTCGCCGCCTCCGGCGATCACCTGCCGATGACCGGCGGCCAGGGCTTCGGCAACCAGCCGCTGGGCATCGCCGGCTTCCCAGGTCAGACGCACATCAAGCTCCCACCCCTGCTCGCGCTTGCGGGCAACCGCATCGCGGACCTGCTCGTTGAGCGACTGCTTGCCATGAAGAATCAGAATCGCTCTGCGTTGTGCCATGACACTCCCCTGTGTTTGATCAAAGGTTGCTGTCTATCCCGCGACTCTTGGTTCGGTGCATGACAGGTCTGCTTATGACCCCGGACGAAGTGAAAGCGCTCGCGGCTTCGAAGATTTTTTTATCCGGGCGCCATGGCCTCGTTGCCCCGTGTTTATTGAGCCATATTGCCATCAGGCGCCTTGACACGCTCTAGCGCCGGCAAAACCCGGACGAGAAACTCCACGTTTTCTGTTGCATGAGCTTTACTGTCAAAAAAGCTGCTCAAGGAGGTTTGCGCTATGAATCAAGGACTCATCCCGCAACACAACGGTAATACGCCGACCGACCGTGCCCGGGCCAATGCCCGCATGACCTCCTCCTGCAGCCAGACCGCCACATCCTTGACAGACGCCAGACCAACCTCGACTTATTGACCCACACCGCTACTGATCAGCCATGGATCGATACCCAACCAAAGGATTAATAGCAGTGAGTGAGCGCCATGCGTTTACAACCCGTTGACAGTCTTTCCCTGACCCGTACCAGCCTGGTGGAATACTTCCTGTTTGGTATCCGTCTGGCCCATGGTCTGGCCTGCATTCTGCCAGGGCTGGTGATTCTGGCCCTCGACCCCGCAGCACCCGCAGATGCCGCCAAAGGGCAACTGGGCATGCTGCTGGTGTTCGGCATCCTCAGCGTGGTGGTATTCCAGGCCTTGGGGGTGTATTCCGAAGCGCTGTTCAGCAACTCGGTGCGCCTGCGCATGATCGTGTTTGCCTGGACCGCCGCATTCGGTCTGCTGCTGATCATGCACCACATGATGGATGTGCTCGAAGCGGTCGATCAGGACCAGCTGTTGCTCTGGTATCTGGCGACTCTGGGATTGCTGAGCATCGTGCGGCTGATGCTGCTGGTGCTGTTCCGTCAACAAATGAAAAAGGGCGTATTCCTGCAGACGGCGGTGATTCTCGGCGCGACGGAGAACGGCCTGCGGCTGGCCGAGTATCTGGTCGAACATCAGGACATCCGTTCCGGGGTCATCGGTTTTATCGACGATCGCATCGGGCGCATGCCCAAGACGGTCGCCAACCTGCCTTTGCTGGGCAACACCGGCGACCTGGAGCGGCTGATCCGCGAAGACAAGGTCACTCAGGTGCTGGTGGCGCTGCCATGGACTGCAGAAAACCGCATGGACTACATCATTCGCGAACTGCGTCGCCTGCCGGTCAATGTGTTGCTGGTGCCAGACATGATTGCCTTCCGGCACACCCACAACCGCATCACGGAAGTGGCCAGCCTGCCGATGTTCAACGCCTCCGATGTGCCGCTCAGTGGCTGGTCGCCGTTCATCAAGCGTGCCGAGGATATCGTTCTATCGTCGCTGGCCATCCTGGCCCTGTCGCCACTGATGCTGCTTATCGCTGCCGCGATCAAACTCGACTCCAAAGGGCCGGTGCTGTTCCGCCAGAAGCGCTACGGCTACAACAACCGCCTCATCGAGGTATTCAAGTTTCGCTCCATGCATCAGCACCAGGCTGATGCCTCAGCGGAAAAACAGACCACCCGCAACGACGCCAGGGTTACGCGGGTCGGGCGCTTCATCCGCAAGACCAGCCTGGATGAGCTGCCACAGCTGTTCAATGTAGTGGCCGGCAGCATGTCAATGGTGGGCCCGCGCCCCCATGCCACAGCCACCAAGGCGGCCGGCATTCTCTTCGAGCAAGCGGTGAAGGAGTACACCTCGCGCCACCGGGTCAAACCTGGCATTACCGGCCTGGCGCAGATCAAGGGCTACCGGGGTGAGACAGATACCGTCGAGAAAATCGAGAAGCGCGTCGAACTTGATCTTGAGTACATCGAAAACTGGTCCGTCTGGTTCGATCTCTACATCCTTCTGCGCACTGTTCCGGCAGTGCTACTCAACCGAGAGGTCTATTGATGAGCACCCTCATCCCCTGCATCGTCGCCGGTGGTTCCGGCACCCGACTCTGGCCGGTCTCTCGCGAAGCCATGCCCAAGCCGTTCATGCGCCTTCCCGATGGCGAAAGCCTGCTCCAGAAAACGTTCAACCGCGCCACCCACCTGCCGGGTGTCGAGCGCCTGCTGACCGTCACCAACCGTGAGGTGTACTTCCGCACGGTGGACGACTACCGCCCGTTGAACAAACAGCGGGCAAAACTGGACTTCATCCTGGAACCTGCCGGGCGCAACACGGCCCCGGCGATTGCCGCCGCGGCCTTGCATGTATCGACACTTTACGGGGCCCAAAGCCAGTTGCTGATTCTGCCGGCCGATCACCTGATCGCTGACGTGCCAGCGTTCGAGGCGGCGGTGGCCCGCGCCCGTGAGCTGGCCGAGCAAGGCTGGCTGGTGACCTTCGGTATTCTGCCCGACAAGCCGGAAACCGGCTTTGGCTACATCGAAAAGGGCCAGGCGCTCAACGGCGCCGGTTATCAGGTCGCGCGCTTCGTTGAAAAACCTGATGCCGCTACTGCCAAGGCCTGGGTCGATGGCGGTCTGCATCTGTGGAACGCCGGGATGTTCTGCCTGCGTGTCGATGTGCTGCTGGCAGAGCTGCAAGCCCATGCCCCCGACGTACTGGAAGCGGTGCAAGCGTGCCTGGACAAGAGCACCAGCAAGCAAGGCAGCAATGAATTGCAGCTCGAACTGGACGCTGAGCTGTTCGCTCAGGTGCCGGATATATCCATTGACTATGCGCTGATGGAGCGTTCGGCCAAGGTCGCGGTAGTGCCCTGCCAACTGGGCTGGAGCGATATCGGTTCGTGGCAGGCGCTGCGCGAGCTGACCCCGGCCGACGCCAATGGCAACCAGTTCAATGGCGAGACTGTTCTGCACGACGTGCATAACTGCTACATCGACTCGCCCAAGCGGCTGGTCGGTGCGGTGGGGCTGGAAAACCTGATCATCATCGACACCCCCGATGCGCTACTGGTCGCCGATGGCAACCGCACCCAGGATGTGAAACTGATCGCCCAGCAACTCAAGCGTCAGAACCACGAGGCCTACCGCCTGCACCGCACAGTGACCCGGCCATGGGGCACCTACACCGTGCTGGAGGAAGGCAAACGCTTCAAGATCAAGCGCATCGTGGTTCACCCGCAGGCTTCGCTGTCACTCCAGATGCATCATCACCGCAGTGAACACTGGATCGTGGTCAGCGGCATGGCTACCGTCACCAATGGCGAACGCGAATTCATGCTCGACACCAACGAGTCGACCTTCATCAAACCCGGCCACACCCACCGGCTGGTCAACCCCGGTGTCATTGACCTGGTGATGATCGAAGTACAAAGCGGTGAGTACCTGGGCGAGGACGATATCGTGCGCTTTACCGACATTTATGGACGAGTGCCGGCCCAGGCCAACAAGGCCTGACCCTGGCGAAATGCAGAATTGCCCGCACCACCCGGCGTGGGCAACCGGACAGCGTTGCATCCTGGAATCGGCAGACAGGGATTGTTGAGGTTTCACCAAGGCGATACTGAAACAGCAACAGCCCCGATGTCGACATGACTGTTTTTCCCCGTCAGGGAGCTGTATTCATGCATCAGAAACGTTCACGGCTCTTGCAGAGCTTGCTGGTGGCAACCAGCGTACTGGCACTGAGTGCCTGTAATACTCCGGCCAGGGTTGGCCTGCCGGAGGACCAGGCCGTGATCGAGGCTGCGCAGAATGCCGGCCGCGAACTGGCCGGCAAGCCGCTGCCGGCCCAGAAGATTCGCTCTGGTGACACCCTGCGGATCGTCCGCAACACCGGTGAACCACCGACCATCTCGGCGTTCACCGCCAACTCGATTTACGAGCTGACCCTGTTTCAGGTGCTCACCGATGGCACCTTCTCGTACCCCTATATCGGTACTGTGCAGGCCGCCGGCCTGACCGTGCCGGAACTGACCCGACAATTGCAGAGCCGTCTGGAGAGCGTGTACCGCGAGACGGCGCTGACCATCAATATTTCCCAAGCGCCGGGCAACACCGTGTTCGTCGGTGGTGCGGTGCGCAACTCGGCGTCACTGCCGGTGACCGTGGCCACCACCCTGGATCAGGCGATTGTTGGCGCCGGCGGCGTGGCACCCGACGCCGATGCCCGTCAGGTGGCGCTGCTGCGCCTGGAGGATAACGGCCTGTACAAGACTTACCTGTTCGATTACAGCAAGTTCCTCTGGGCCTCCGCCGAAGCCCCGCGAGGGCCTGTGTGGCTGCAACGCGGTGATGTGGTGTTCGTTCCCAAGTCCTCGGTCGGCAACAAGGTCGACGGTGTCAACCTGTACTTCAACCAGTTGATCCCTTTCGCCAAATCGATCGGTCTGGGCCTGAACTACGAGTTGCGTAGTCAAAATTAATCGTCAGGGAATCAGACATGATCAGTATCCGTTCCTTTCGCGACCTGCTGCGCCTGTTCTTTATTTTCCGGCGAGAGGTCCAGACCACCGTCCTGGTGAGCTTCATCATCGTCGTGCTGGGCGCTTTCATTCTGCCCAACCGTTATGAGTCCACTGCCCTGCTGCTGGTCAAGCCGGGCCGCGACAGCAGCACGGTGCCGATCGAATTGTCCAACCGCCAGGCCATCGTGGTGCCCAGCGCCATGCGCGACCCACTACTCGATGAAGAGCGCATGCTGACCGGTCGACCCATCACCCGCACGGTGGCCGAGCAATACCTGGCGAAAATGTCCGAAGCCCGGCAGGACGCGGGCTTCATGACCTCGGTGAAGAACCTGCTCAAGGACTCGGTGTATGCCGTGGTCGATACCGGCCACAAGTTTCTGGAACTGATCGGTCTGGTCGAGCGGCGCTCCCAGATCGAGCGACTCGCCGAGTCCCTCGAAAAAGGCTTCAAGGTTCGCCACGATCCGGGCTCTTCGGTGATGGAGCTGACCTTCACCTGGGATGACCCGGCGGTGGCCCAGGACGTGCTGCGCCACTGGATCGAGGAGTATCAGGTACAACGCACCAAGACCCTGGGCCGGGTCAGCCTGTATGCCTTCTTCGACACCGAGGTCAAGGAAACCGGCGCCAACATCATCGCCTACAAGCAACAGATCCAGGCCTACCTGAACCAGCTCAGTGCGGTGAGCATCGCCCAGCGTCTGGCCGACACCTCTCAGGGTCTGAACGATCTGCGCACCGAGCGTAACAACACCATCCGCGCCATCGCCTCGACCAAGGCCGGCCTCGACACCCTGAGCAAACAACTGGCCAGCCAGCCCAAGACCGTCTCGGCCGGCCGTGAGCTGTCACTCAACCCCAACCGCCAGGATCTGCAAAACCGGATCAACGCCAAGGAAGTCGAGCGCCAGGAACTGCGTCGTTCGTTCCGCGACACGGCGCCGCCGGTCAGGGCTATCAACGAGGAAATCGACAATCTCAAGCAACTGCTCAAAGAGCAGGACGCGACCATCCAGCGTTCGGAAAGCATCACTCCCAACCCGATCTACAACCGCATGCAGAACGTCTACGCCGACCAGCAGACCAGCTACGCAAGGCTGCAGACGCAACTGGCCCAGCAAGACGCACAACTGGCACAACTGGAAAAGGACCGGCTGCTGGCCTTGAGCCTGGAGCCGGAGCTGTCACGCCTGCAGAACGAGCTGGATGCCGCCGAAAAAAGCTACGCGTTGTACAGCGACAGCCTGGAAAAAGCGCGCATCGACCGCGAGCTGGATAACAGCCAGATCAGCAACATCGCGTTGATCGAAGAAGCCACCTTCAACCCCAGCCGGGTCTTCCCCAAGAGCCTGCTGATGCTGGTGCTGGCCTTGCCGCTGAGCTTGCTGGTGGGTCTGCTGGCACTGTACTTCTTCTACCTGCTCGACCAGCGCATCCACGATGGCGAAAAAATCGAGAGCCGCTTTGGCGTGCCGGTGTGGACCAGCTTGCCAGACCTGGAGCGCGCCCAGGAACGCAGCGCGGCGTTCACCTCGCACCTGCACCGGGTCTACGGCATCCTGCCGCTGGGCCAGGTCAAGGAGCGCGGCCTGGCGATCGGCTTTACCTCTGAACACAAGGGCGAAGGGGTGAGGTTCGTCATCGAGCGGCTTGCCGCCATGCTGGCCGAACATGGCCATACCGTGCGCACCGAAGGACCAGGGCCGGCCAGCCCCGGCGAGATCGTGCTGATCAATGCCTCGGGCCTGTATGGCAACGACAAGACCTTCGTACTGCTGCGTGAAGCCGACCTGATTGTGCTGATCGTGCGCGCAGAACAGACCACCGTGCCGATGCTCGAAGACGCGCTGACCACCCTGAACACCGCCTTCAAGCGGGTCGACGGCATCATCCTCAACCGCCGCCGCTTCGAAGTCCCGGAGAAAGTACTGAAGTTTTTCAAACGCATCGGGAGTCGTGGCTGATGCGCGTGGCCCTGATCGCCCCATTGCCGCCCGAGCAGAACGGCATCGCCGACTATGCCGGCCATTTGCGCAACGCCCTGCAGGCGCTGGACGTGGAGGTGGTCACGCCGTTGCAAGGCGTGGGCAACGATCCGCGCCAAGCCCGCCAACGCATCGCCGACAGCAATTGGCAAGGCATTGACCTGGTGCATGCCGAAATCGGCGGCGGACGGCTGGCCGAGTTCCGCGCCTTGCAGGCGCTGCGCGAGCGTTTCGCCCAACTGCCGTTGACCGCCACAGTGCATGACCCGGAACGGCTGGTGTGGCGCCTGGAAAAGCTGCCCTGGCCGCTGTCACTGGCCGAACACCTGCCCTCGCCCGTCCCTCAGGCAGCCACCCTGCTGGCTGACCCGTTGTGCCTGCGCGAGGAACGCCAGCTGGCGCGCAGCATGACCCGTCTGGTGACGCTGACCCGCGCCGGCAGCCAGAGCCTGCGCCAGCGCATGGGCTTGCACGAGCAACAAATGGTGGTGATCAACCACGGCAATCTGGCCATCGAGCCACAGCCGCTGCCGCCGCTCCAGCCGCTGCGGCTGTTGTACTTCGGTTTTATCTATCGCGGCAAAGGCATCGAAGACTTGCTCGACGCGCTGGCCAGCCTTTTTGTCAGCCAGCCGGCCTTGCGCGCCAAAGTGCGTCTGACCCTGGCCGGTGGCAGCGAACCGGAAATGGCCTTCGCCAGCAAGGGCAGCTACCTCGAGGAGCTGCGCCTGCGCATTCGTCAGTTGGGCTTGAGCGACCTGATCGACTGGCAACTGGACCTGCCTGGCGACCAGATTGCCCCGCTGATCCAGGCCCATCATCTGATGGTGCTGCCGTACCGCGAATCCAGCAAGCTCAGGCTGCTGGGCGAATTGCGCGGCACCAGCGGCGCACTGTCGTGGGCAGTGGCATGCGGCCGCGGGGTGATCACCTCCGACGCCCGCTCGTTTGCCGAAGAGGTGTCGCACGGCAACGGCACGATCTACCCGCAAGGTGATGTGCAGGCGTTAAGCAAGGCCCTGGCGCAAGTTTGCAGCGACCCTCAGTTAGCTGCGCAGTGGGCTGCCAGCGCTGCGCAACTGGGCCAGGCGCGGCAGTGGCAGCACACCGCCGAACGTTTCCGCGACATGTTCCGCCAGGCCTGCGGGCAGAGGTGAACCATGCTGAATGGCACATGCAAAAAATGGCTGTACTGCGCATTGCTGGCCGCAAGCCTGGCGCCGTCTGCGGCACTCAAGGCCGAAACGATCCTCAAGGCCTCGCGGCCGGTGGAGTGGCAGGATTTTCTCGGTGTCAATGTGCAGTTCCCGTACTTCACCCCGGACATCTACCAGCAACAGATGAATCGCCTCGACGCGCTGGGCCTGAACTGGGTGCGCCTGACCCTGCACTGGCCGCTGATCGAGCCACGCAAGGATCAACTGGAACTGGGCACCGTGGACGCCGCAATGAGCGCGATGCACGAGCGCGGTTACAACGTGCTGGCGTATCTGGTCGGCTCGGCGCCGTTTGCCAGCAGCGCACCGGCCAATGCCGAAGGCCGCGACCAGTTTCCGCCAACCGACTTCGGTCTGTTCGCCACCCGCATGGCCAGCCTCGCCCAGCGCTATCCACAGGTGAACACCTGGCAGGTGTGGAACGAGCCCAATATTGTCTGGCGCCCCAAGGAAGACCCGGTGGCTTATGCCCGTCTGCTGGCCGTCAGCACCGAGGCGATTCGCAAGGCCGTACCCGGCAAGCCGGTGGCCACCGCCGGCATGGCCTATTACAGCCAGATGCACAGTACCCCCGGCTACATGTTGCAGACCCTGGTCGAGGGCGGGCTGGGTCAGCAGAACGTGGTCGCGGCCTATCACCCCTACTCCGAATACCCTGAAGGCGACTCGCCAGCCGACCGGGATTTTCTGGTGCGCGGCAACGCCATGAACCAGTTGCTGCACAGCAATGGCGTGCAACAGGTGTGGGCCACCGAATGGGGCTGGTCGAGCTACGCAGGACCGGTGGAAATGCAGGCGCTTATCGGTTTGCGTGGCCAGGCCGACTACACCCTGCGGCGCCTGGCACTGATGAGCACGATGGACTACCAGCGCATTTTCCTGTTCAACCTCAGCGACCTGGACGAACGCGCCACCGCCCGTGACCAAGGCTATGGACTGGTGGACCTGCAAGGCAATCCGAAACCTGTGTACCTGGCGCTGCAGAACTTCCTGAAAATCACCGGCCCGCGCTTGTTGCCCGCCGACCCGCCGGCGGTCAGCAGCGTGCCCCGCGACCTGTACGCCGTGTCATGGAGCCGCCCGGACGGCAGCCAGTTACTGATGACGTGGAG comes from the Pseudomonas sp. StFLB209 genome and includes:
- a CDS encoding exopolysaccharide transport family protein, whose amino-acid sequence is MISIRSFRDLLRLFFIFRREVQTTVLVSFIIVVLGAFILPNRYESTALLLVKPGRDSSTVPIELSNRQAIVVPSAMRDPLLDEERMLTGRPITRTVAEQYLAKMSEARQDAGFMTSVKNLLKDSVYAVVDTGHKFLELIGLVERRSQIERLAESLEKGFKVRHDPGSSVMELTFTWDDPAVAQDVLRHWIEEYQVQRTKTLGRVSLYAFFDTEVKETGANIIAYKQQIQAYLNQLSAVSIAQRLADTSQGLNDLRTERNNTIRAIASTKAGLDTLSKQLASQPKTVSAGRELSLNPNRQDLQNRINAKEVERQELRRSFRDTAPPVRAINEEIDNLKQLLKEQDATIQRSESITPNPIYNRMQNVYADQQTSYARLQTQLAQQDAQLAQLEKDRLLALSLEPELSRLQNELDAAEKSYALYSDSLEKARIDRELDNSQISNIALIEEATFNPSRVFPKSLLMLVLALPLSLLVGLLALYFFYLLDQRIHDGEKIESRFGVPVWTSLPDLERAQERSAAFTSHLHRVYGILPLGQVKERGLAIGFTSEHKGEGVRFVIERLAAMLAEHGHTVRTEGPGPASPGEIVLINASGLYGNDKTFVLLREADLIVLIVRAEQTTVPMLEDALTTLNTAFKRVDGIILNRRRFEVPEKVLKFFKRIGSRG
- the yegS gene encoding lipid kinase YegS, translating into MAQRRAILILHGKQSLNEQVRDAVARKREQGWELDVRLTWEAGDAQRLVAEALAAGHRQVIAGGGDGTLRDIAEALALSRTADQPVSLVILPLGTANDFAHAAGVPLEVDAALDLLDVPARAVDLGEVDGRLFLNMATGGFGSQVTANTSEDLKKVLGGAAYLFTGLTRFSELHAAYGELSGPDFHWAGDLLALGIGNGRQAGGGHVLCPNALADDGLLDISILPAPQELVGTLKGLLAGGLGIENMFVRARLPWIELKSVHGLDINLDGEPLNCQHLRFEARHAALMVHLPAGSALLGDSETPWLSRPD
- a CDS encoding undecaprenyl-phosphate glucose phosphotransferase; this translates as MRLQPVDSLSLTRTSLVEYFLFGIRLAHGLACILPGLVILALDPAAPADAAKGQLGMLLVFGILSVVVFQALGVYSEALFSNSVRLRMIVFAWTAAFGLLLIMHHMMDVLEAVDQDQLLLWYLATLGLLSIVRLMLLVLFRQQMKKGVFLQTAVILGATENGLRLAEYLVEHQDIRSGVIGFIDDRIGRMPKTVANLPLLGNTGDLERLIREDKVTQVLVALPWTAENRMDYIIRELRRLPVNVLLVPDMIAFRHTHNRITEVASLPMFNASDVPLSGWSPFIKRAEDIVLSSLAILALSPLMLLIAAAIKLDSKGPVLFRQKRYGYNNRLIEVFKFRSMHQHQADASAEKQTTRNDARVTRVGRFIRKTSLDELPQLFNVVAGSMSMVGPRPHATATKAAGILFEQAVKEYTSRHRVKPGITGLAQIKGYRGETDTVEKIEKRVELDLEYIENWSVWFDLYILLRTVPAVLLNREVY
- a CDS encoding mannose-1-phosphate guanylyltransferase/mannose-6-phosphate isomerase yields the protein MSTLIPCIVAGGSGTRLWPVSREAMPKPFMRLPDGESLLQKTFNRATHLPGVERLLTVTNREVYFRTVDDYRPLNKQRAKLDFILEPAGRNTAPAIAAAALHVSTLYGAQSQLLILPADHLIADVPAFEAAVARARELAEQGWLVTFGILPDKPETGFGYIEKGQALNGAGYQVARFVEKPDAATAKAWVDGGLHLWNAGMFCLRVDVLLAELQAHAPDVLEAVQACLDKSTSKQGSNELQLELDAELFAQVPDISIDYALMERSAKVAVVPCQLGWSDIGSWQALRELTPADANGNQFNGETVLHDVHNCYIDSPKRLVGAVGLENLIIIDTPDALLVADGNRTQDVKLIAQQLKRQNHEAYRLHRTVTRPWGTYTVLEEGKRFKIKRIVVHPQASLSLQMHHHRSEHWIVVSGMATVTNGEREFMLDTNESTFIKPGHTHRLVNPGVIDLVMIEVQSGEYLGEDDIVRFTDIYGRVPAQANKA
- a CDS encoding response regulator — encoded protein: MTCTLLLIDDHSLIRAGIRAMVADIPGFSVIGEAADGDHLPELALSLDPDIVLLDISMKQTSGLDALQQLLRARPHSKVLIISMHTEPALIMRALQTGAHGYLLKDTTATELQHALLALAAGERYLSPAIAHTVINQALLGTPSLPLNTQDSLNLTARQLEILRLIVRGKSTREIASGLGLSVKTVETHRAQIMKRLQIYDIAGLVLYCVRERIISLDD
- a CDS encoding polysaccharide biosynthesis/export family protein; this translates as MHQKRSRLLQSLLVATSVLALSACNTPARVGLPEDQAVIEAAQNAGRELAGKPLPAQKIRSGDTLRIVRNTGEPPTISAFTANSIYELTLFQVLTDGTFSYPYIGTVQAAGLTVPELTRQLQSRLESVYRETALTINISQAPGNTVFVGGAVRNSASLPVTVATTLDQAIVGAGGVAPDADARQVALLRLEDNGLYKTYLFDYSKFLWASAEAPRGPVWLQRGDVVFVPKSSVGNKVDGVNLYFNQLIPFAKSIGLGLNYELRSQN
- a CDS encoding sensor histidine kinase; the protein is MIALIPLRNLISRLCPMGNRYALVLTATLGTLATLANTLVYWHTQTLPGALLLFNLLTLILLWLPQLGARQDVCLTPVELAEHMLQVQKTERQRLSRELHDDIGQMLTAARLQLDWLQRRLPDDCHEQGRLLNNTLQETLDKIRDLSSILNPRQLSSLGLEASLRSHLVRTLADSEVRWTFDCPQPLNGIAEEIAVAAFRITQEAVTNMLRHAQARNLVVRLQRLPHGLSLFIQDDGQGFEPALSPAQENQRGIAGMSERACLLGGAWSLHSEPGVGTRIEAVFPWAPRNQQRARPHKT